In the Prionailurus viverrinus isolate Anna chromosome A3, UM_Priviv_1.0, whole genome shotgun sequence genome, AGAGACGCTGAGGTAGTTGGAACGGCATTCCAGAAGGACCCAGAGCATGGCTGGCCTCTACTACTGACAAAGGAATGTGGGACTGACCGGGCCTAGACTGTCAAGCAGAACGCTGTCCTATTTGCTCTGGGACATGCAGAACAGGGGATTTCTCGAAATCAGACACAAAATCGGAGGCTCCGGGCAGGTGCTCCCATCCGTCCACCGGCACTTGTCACCCTCCCTGGTCCCCTCCCTGAGAGGGAGGCTCCAGCAGGTTCTAAGTCTCCTGGGGATGAGGTGGCTCTTGCCTGGTCCAGGTGAGACACGGGTcagccgggtgggggtgggggggtctgaaggacagccctgtgctgggctgggCAGTCCAGGTTCCCCAGAGGGCAGGCTTCCCTTAGCTCCAGGAAATGACAGACCATGGGGTGCTCCCAGGAGTCTGTCTCAGTAGGGACACAGGCCAGTCCTGGGACACACCATGCCCAAGGACTGAAGGTCCGGAAGCCAGGCGGCCTGGGCTGGAAACCCTCTGCTGGCCGGATGAGCTTGGGCACGTGGCCTAACCTGTCCATGCATTTACCTCCCGATCCGGATGCAGGGACAGCAAGAATCCACCTCACAGGGTGTAATGGGTGACAGCTCATCACCTCTGAGACTGGCCACTGACCAAAAGGGCTGAGCCTTTTGGAAGCTCTATTTGTAGGCAAGTGTGGGAGAGCCTGCAGAGAGCTCCCATGAGAAAAGCCCCTGGAGGTCTCAGAGCAGATGTGATGAGCTGTGCTGAGCTCAGCCTGGGCTCGGAGTGCAggtgggctggggggcagggggagatgggGAAGGCGTATGGgttgggggaggtgggcaggggagatgggggaggggagcccagctgggaggggcagggggagatgggggaggggagcccagctgggaggggcagggggagatggggaggggtcAGGGGCCCTTGGGACCATCGCCTGTGTCTGTCcgggtggggagaggtggagggggcTCCTGACAGACATTCTGCCCCCTCAAGGGCGGGCTCTAGGCCAGAGGCTCTCAGTGGAgcctcttctctgctccccaccctgaCCCGAAGTCTCCTCCGGTGTGAGCGCTGCGGGAACTCCGCGCAGGGATGGCCGCCGGCGCCCTCTCCTCACCACGACCCGGGTTGTGTGGCACAAAGTGacccctcccaaccccctccgGGCACCTGCTGCGGCTCCGCGGCCACCTCGGCCCACTTGGGGGCAGACGCCCTCCAGGGCACGGGGCACGGTCGCGCCAGGCACCTCGGTTGCGGCTGACATTGTCCACCACCGGCCCGCGGGTGCCGCTGGACTGTCCTCCAACCACCCCGGCCGAGACCCTCGGCCGCTGTCCGTGGCGCGCGCTCCAGGCCGGATCTGGAGGCAGCAAAGCGGCTTCGCCTGGGGCGGGGGCGTCAgggtccttccctctccccagaaGGGCCGGCCGCGACGCCTGGGCTCCCCACTGGACGCTTCCCGCGGGGGACAGGCTGATAAGGGGTGGTCCTTCCCGAACGAACGCTTCGCTGGGGAAGAAGACAAGGGGGTTGTGATTTCCAAACTGCGAAGCGGGGCGGGGGTGATGGAGTTAACCAGGCGCGAGCGGGGCGCCCCGAGCCCCTGGGTGCGCGTCCCCCATCCAGGCAGGCGGCGGGGCGCCAGGAttggggacggggtggggggcggggatggaGGTCAGCGTGTCTCGGTCCCGGAACCAGCCGGTGGCAGGATCCCCCAGTCGCACGCAGTGACTACGGGCCCCCGCCCCTGGCTCGGGCACGTCCCCGGCCCCGGGAGGACGACGGAAACTTTACCCCGGAGCTGGCCGAGCGCAGCCTCCGCGCCCCCTCCCGGCCGGTGGTccgctccccccacccgccctcctcccctcacGTCCTCGCccgcttcccccctccccccctcctccccctctccctcctccgtCTCCTCCTCGCCGGCTGGAGGCGGGCAGGTCCGGGCGCGGCCGCGCCGCCGAGCCCACAGCCCCGCGCTCCCGGCCgggtcgccgccgccgccgcgccccgcGGGAGGAGCGGCGGAACCAGGCCCAGCGGACCGAGCGGCCCGCGCGGCGCGGGGGCATGAAGTTGGGCGCGCGCGGGCCTCGGAGCGGGGGCGCGGCGGAGACGGGAGCCGCCCGCGTCTAGAGCCCGCTCGGTGCGCCATGGAGCTCGGGGGCCCgggggcgccgccgccgccgctgctgccgccgctgctgctgctgctgggggccGGCTTCCTGCCCGGTAAGTTTCGGGGCGCTAGACAGGCCCCCCTTTCGTCCAGTTCAGGGCGGCCTCGGCTCTCCAGAGCCAGAGAAGGGGAGGCTCCTGGCTGCGGTCCCGAGCCGCGGGTGCGCGCAACGGGGCAGCGCCGAGGCTCCCCCACCCTAGACGCAAAGGCTGTCCTGCGGTGCGGACCGAGCGGGGCAAGGAAGGAGTTAACTCGCCCGCGAATGCGGGAGACAggtttgggtgggggtgggggctgctgttTGGGGAGCTGGACCCAGAAGCTCCAACTTGGGTAAAGAGAGGCGGGGCCCATCTCTCCCCCTCTTTATCCGTTTGGCCACATTTTAATGCAGACACCCCCATGCCTGCTCCTGATTTGGGGGATCAGAGCGGTGGCTCCCGCCCTTGACCGCACCCCACCCGCACCTTTTCTGCTCCCCCAGGCTCAGTGGGACAGCCTAAGTCCCAGCCCCCtccgccttcccctccccccaccccctgggcaGCCACCTTGTTATTCATAGGTTGGTGGGGGGAATTGAAGCTCCTGGCCTCCCCCGTGAGGGGTGGGCTATACCCTCCTGGTCCAAGGGACCAGGAAGAATAAGGTTGGGCTGGGGAGCTCTGGACTGAGAGTGAAGGGTCCCGCTGGTCAAAGACCGACCTAGGAATGTTGGTGGACCCCCTTTTCACATCCTGTGTGTGACTTGCAGGTGAGCTGGTACCCTGTTCCCCTCCCCAAATCCCCTTATGATGCAGTGGCCCCAGTGCAGGTgcccaggagagacagagaggtccTCAGATCACAGACTGGTCAGCAAGGCTGGGCTGGGTCAGAGTGGCCCCTCCCAGGAAGCAGAGTGTGtgttggcggtggggggggggggtcaccctTGACTCATGGAAGGCAGTCTGCGTGTCTGTCCAAGAACACAGGGTGCTGGAGTGGTCGTCCGGGTCTTGGTGGTAACTCAGGGTTGCTGGCAGCTACAAGAAGCCGGCTgtccgtcccccctccccctctttggACGGGTCCCCCAGTGTCCTGGAATCCTGTGGTTTATCCCCACCTTGTGTTTTCAGAAGTCTGCTAGTAGCTGGAGATGCAGCCCCTCCTTCCGGAAGTCACGTCTGGCAGGGAGACTTACCCCAGTCAGCTCTTACCAGATCAGTTGTCTGTTTTGGGGGTACAGTGCAGGGTGCTTGAGGGGTCTggaaaggcttccctgaggaactTACACCTTTACCCAGAGGGTAGGAGGGAAACCGAGGCCGGAGTAGGGCAGGATGTGCAAATGTCCTGAGGTGGATGGGCCTGGAAGGAAGCCGGGGCCAGGTGGGAGGCTGGAGCGGGCAGCCGGTGGGCCCACCATCTTCCGCCCCTGAGCTGCACACCTTCCTGTCCCCACAGCAAGCAGCCACGTGGAGACCCGGGCCCACGCAGAGGAACGGCTGCTGAAGAAGCTCTTTGCTGGCTACAACAAGTGGTCCCGGCCCGTGGCCAACATCTCGGACGTGGTTCTCGTCCACTTCGGGCTGTCCATCGCACAGCTCATTGACGTGGTAGGTGCCGAGGGGGGGATGCGGGAGCGCTGGGCCTCGGCCGTCACACACCCGTCACACACCGCAGTGGAGGTTCTGCCTGAGGGGCGCCCCTGCGCCCTAGAGGAGGCCGGCCTGGCCGGGGcgcctggaggggcggggggctgcCGTCTGCTCTCCGTGCAGGCCGCGTGTGTCCAGCCCTGCCAGAGTCCTGCGCACACGCCCTTGTGGGGGAGCCCAGGGGAAAGACGGGCTTTGTGCACCCCCACCCGGAGCTTtgctccccgccgccccccacgtGGGAACCCACAATGCCAGAGTGTCAGCAGCAGGCCGGGGCCATGTCCTTCAGAAGCCAAGAGCAGAACGCgcctctggggggtgggggcacttgCCCCGGCTGCGAGTGGTCAGGCTGTAGGAGGTTTTGTGAGTTGAGGGGCCGGGGGCTTGAGACGTGACCCTTGTGCCCCCTGGTCTAGGAGAGCCCCGCTACCCACTGGTCTGGAACACGGTGTCCCAGCAAGGCTCGGACAGGTTTGGGTGCATTTATCTTCCTGGTTAGGGACCGAGGAGGCTGCTGGGGCGGAGGGGGAGCTGGGGGTACCGTCTCCAAATGGTCACAGCTCTGGAAGGGCAGGGGCATCCATCTGGGGTCGGGGCCCGTCCTGTGGGGGAGATCTGACTGGGTAGTGGGTTCACTGGGGTGGGGGCCCAAGTGCCTTGGAGGGGAGGCTCCAGCCCGGCCAGGAGGGGGCCTCGGGGAGCTTGGCTCGCTCACCACGAGGGGGCCCCAGGCCTACGGGGTCTGGAGGCCCTGATCCCAGACTGGCGCCGCGTGTATCCAGTGGCCACCGGTCTTTTCTCCCGTGACGTAGAAAGGCAGCCTGTCCGGCCTCCTGGGCAGCGTCTGAGAGGCTTTGGGAAGGGGGGACAGAAAGGGCCGCGTGCGGGCCCTGTGGGTAGGGAGACCCGGTCAGTCTACCTGTCCTCAGCGGTGTCCAGACTCGAGGCTTCCGGCCTCCTGGAGCCAGACCTCAAACTACGCCTGCAAAGTGCTCCTGGCTGAGGCACTGGGCTGGTGAGCCCGCGGAGGTCCCCAAACATGGGCAGAGGCGGCCCTTGGCTGCCCGCCGCTTAAAGTTCCGAGCCGGACCGTCTACCTGGGTTCCTCGGGGCACCACAGAGCCTCGGCTCCCAGTGCCCGGAAGAGCCTGAGGCCTGGGGCACATCGGCTCCAGTCCTGGTGAGGGACGTGCCTGACAGGATGAGAGGAGCCCCCAGGCTCCTCTGTGTGCACCAGAGCTGGCCCGAGGCACGCCTGCACACGCGCGTGCTGATGAGCGGCCCGGTGGCACACATCTGGGCccctctctgcccagcccctgcAGGGCTCATGCATTGGCTGCAGGGCTGTGTCTGGGCAGGGCGTGCTCATGTGTGTGAGCTCACACCTGCAGGAGAGCCGAGGAGTCCCTGGTGAGGAAGGAGGCCAGGCCCTGTCGCCTTGAAGCTCGTCCTGAGCCTGGGGAGGTCGGGGGTGGGTTGGACGGGGTACAGCAGGGGCGGGCTGTCCGCcggagggcagggcaggactgGGGCCAGGCAGGGGCGTGATAGGCCAGGCAGCACCGGGCAGGACCGTGCTGCCGAGGTCATTGGACATTGTGTCCAACACCGGCTCCAGGGCCCGCTCGGGTCACACTTGGATGGGGGGGGACAGCCCTGCTCAGGCGGCTGGGTGGCCTGCCCCGGGTGGGTCTGGGGGAGAGCAAGATCAAGGGCAGTGCCTGGGGGCGGCAAGGGACACGGTCCCCTCTCCCTGAACTAGCCGGCTGGGAGCTTGTCCCCcagggaggcaggtgggcaggggcccAGGCCTGAGCCTTTGGGGACAAGACCCCACCCTGACCCTCGTCCGGGCACCGGACACCGTTCTGGTTTGGTGATCCTTCGGATTTCTTTGGTTTCAGCGGTCTTTCCCACTGGCCTGTGTGTTCCTGGCAcagggggttgtggggggggggatgtcagGCCATCGCTGGGTGCAGAGAGCCTTGCTCAGACACTGCTCCCGGCACCCTGTGCCTCTCTGCCTGGCCCCCTGCCCTCGGGACCCTGTGGGCAACGGGCACTCTGAGGGGGTCCTCCCTGAACCTTGGGCAAAGGGCCCACCTGGAGCCAGCCCCCTCCTAGGTGTGACCCATGGGGGCTGGGGTGTGCTGTGGCCCACAGAGACGGCATCAGTGCCACAGGGCTCAGTGTGAGGCCCCGGGACTTCCCGTCCCAGACCCCCGTGTTCTGCATGGACCCCCGTCCCTGCTGTGCTCCAAAAGGCTCCATCACGTGTTGGGGTCTGATGGCCCAGAGGACGGTGCTCCCCAGCAGAAACGTGGCAGATGGCCCCTCCCCATTCGCCGGTAGGGaataaggggtggggggtgagggcagTGCAGGGCGGGGCCACGGGACTTCTCAGGGTGTGTGGTCCAGCCTCCTCACCTGGACAGGTGACCACACTGTGACCTCGAGAGGGAACCGGCCGGGCCTCCCGCTCCCACCTCCCCTGTTCCAGCCCCTTACCTGTCCTCAAGGTGCTGAGGCTCTGGTCCTACAGGGCAAGTTTGTCGAGGGGCCAGCCTGGTGAGCGCGGGACCTGTGCGAACCCAGCTTGCTTTAATGACGGTCGGCCGGAGGCGCAGGCGCCTGGTCACCGAGGACACACCTGCCCAAGGGCGGTCTTGAGCAGCTGGGAGGGTGGAGCACATTGGCAGGGTCCCCGGAGGGCGGCTGTCCTCCAGCAGCAGCCTGGGAGCCATCACACTCGCCATCTCACACGTCTGCGTGGCTCGGGGAGCGCCAGGCCCTGGCCACCTGAGAAGTCAGGCAAGCCTTGTCCCCACTCTCCTTCTGGGAGAGTTCAGGGTCCTTGTCCCCACATTCTAAATCCCCTTGGGCTGACCATCCTGGGCTTGGTTGCCTCCAGGGACGGGGCACTCACTCCTTCTGAGGTCGCCTGCTTCCCATGTTCAGCACAGGCCTGTCTTTGTGGGTGAGGAAAATACTCAGGGCCCAGagagtggggggtgagggggagagggggagtagagagagaaggaggaaggggggagggagatggagagagagacagggaggctcCAGTCACCCAAGGGAGTTACAACAATGGcccttctctgtgtcccaggaTGAGAAGAACCAGATGATGACGACTAACGTGTGGGTGAAGCAGGTGAGCGAGTGCGGCCCCCGCCGCCCCTGgttcctccccccacacccctccctgcctgtccctcctcccctcctctttccctctccccctcccccacacctctccCCCACGGCCCTCCCCCTCACGGCTGTggcttcccccccacctccccctgcccccaggaatGGCATGACTACAAGCTGCGCTGGGACCCTGCCGACTACGAGAACGTCACCTCCATTCGCATTCCCTCCGAGCTCATCTGGCGGCCGGACATCGTCCTTTACAACAAGTGAGCCCCTGGGAGGTCGGCGGGCAGGGGCGCAGGTACCTGTGTCCGGGTGCCAGTGATCCAGGCCGTCCAGGCACGAGCAAGAGGTGGTGGCCTGTGTGGGCCCCGCTGTCGGGAGCCAGGGCTGAGGCctctggaagggaaggggggtGAGCAAAGCAGGAGACAAGGGCCCTGGGGGCTCTGTCCCTGCCTGGAccagcctcccaccccccccccccccagtcctgcCCCAGGGCGACTGCAGGCCCCAGAGCTGCCCCCCTACGGGCCGCACTCACTGTCCCCAGCCGGGCGGGTGGTCCCTTGCCACGCACACAACCGCCCGGCCCAGCTCGGTGTCCCCAGTCCCCCTGTGCGGTCAGCCTTCCCAGCACCGGCACCTTCACGCTGCTGAGCGAGTGCCCCCCCGGACGCCTCCCTGAATCTGTTCTTGGATGTGGTTGTTCTGTGCCAGGAAGCCGGTGCTTTGCAGGCACGGCCGTGGCAGGGGGTGGGCTCCAACTCCTCCTTTCCCGGGACCCTTGCAGGGGGATCCTGAGCCCGGGGCAGCCCGACGACGTCCTCCTCTGTCCCCGTGTCACTGCCGGGTCACAGCTGGGCTGTTTGTTCAGGCTCAGGCCGGGGCAGCAGCTCCCACAGCAGTTACAATTGCGGACAAAGCAAGTGGCAGCACTTAGCTCCCCCcggacccctgccctccccactgccAGACCCCAGCGGGCTGTGGTACAAAGCCCCTCCCGGGCCCCCGGGCAATGGGCCTGACCTATAAAACGTTGCTATTTGATTAAGAACGATTGGGCTCCTTTTCCAACTTAATTGATTCCAGTAATAACAGCGGGAGAGCTGGAGGGTTCTCCGAGGTGCATTAGAGGGGGTCAGCTCCGCGAGGGGAAGGCTCTCTCCGCAGGGCACGGTCCTCTGCTCTCTACGACCAGCCCCTGCCGCCACCCCAGCCCTCCCGGGGTCCCCGGtctgctccccacacccctcaCCCCAGGACCTAGCACCACACCGTCTGAGTGGCGGATTCAGAGGATGCGCATCAGTGTCAGCGCCCTGGGCCCCCAGGGGAGCCTTCCTGCTGTGGTCACACCAGACCCTCCCTGGGCAGGACGTACTGGCTGAGAAGCAGCTCTGGGATCTgtacagacccccccccccgggactgCAGCCCAGGATGGGGCTACACTCAAAGTCCCTCCTTGTTTCTCCTCCTTCCGGGTCCCTGGGGGAGGTGGCGGGTGGACCCCCAGCTTCTCTGTGAGGCTGTGGCCGGCACAGGGGCTTTGTCTGCGCAGGGCTGCGGTGGTGGGCGAGGAAGGGTCCCGGAGCCGGTGGCCGATGGTGGCCAAGCCACGGCCACCAGGAGGGCTCGTTTCCAGGGGCAACGGGAGGCCGCTGACCAGGCTGCTGTCCATTTGAGTGTGGCCGGGTGGTCGCCCTGGGCCACTGGGTGAGGGGAAAGAGGGGGAGCAGCTTTCTGGTAGCTTTGGGGAATCCCCTTGGTTGGAGGCCGTGCTGTCTGTCCACTCGGGGGCTTCTCCACGTGAGCCCTTGGGGGCAGAGTGTCTCGCAAGGCCTCTTACACGCAGCACCACACGGATGGGGGTTCGCGGGGCCTGGAGCGAAGGGGGGGGCCCGGACAGGCTGGGACGCGCCCCTGCTCTGCCGTAGAACTTGCTCGGGCTCTGCCCGTCCAGTCCCGACACCCACGCCCCTCGGCTCCCCGGAGGCACAGCCCTGCTGGACGCCTGCCGTGGAACCAGACACCCCTGGCGCCGGGCCTCGCCCCTGCACCGCCGGGGCCTCGGGGCCGGGCCGGGAAGACGCTGGACCCTCCGGGCCGCCTTCTGAGATCCTCTGCCTCCTGAAGGTGCGGCCAGGCTGCTGCACATCAGGGAGCATGTCCACCCGCAGGCCCAGGCCACAGGTCCAGACGAGCACAGCCTCCTGGGAGGCGTCTCGGGGATCTGAGCCGGGGCTGGGCCGGGCCAGGAGACGGGGGCCTTGCGGCTGGGGGCACGTGGGGGCGTGGCCGCAGGGGTCAGCGGGCTGTGTCCCAGGAGAAAACTCCGATCCTGTCTGTGGGCATCAAAACCCAGAGGCCTGGGTGCAGATTCCCAGTTCCTGGGGTTGCTTTCCGTGAACTTCTGGAACattccctgccctgcctgggggATCAGGGCTGCCGGGCTCACGCCACCGACTGGAGCCTCTGATCTCCGTGCAGAATGTTTGCTGAGTGGCGTTGGTTCATTTGCTTTGTGCCTCAGAGGGGCAAGGCTTTGGGTTTGGAGGGATGTTGCCGAGGGAGGACAGTTTTGCGTCATCCTGCCGGGGAGAGAGCCTCAGCCCCAGGCCAGCGTCCAGCGGCCCCCAGTGGAAAGCCCTGCCCCTCTTCGTGGGGATGCATTTGCGGGTCTCCACCTGCCACCGACCTAGACGTCAGCTAGGAAGGGTCACGGAGGTCATGGGATCGGGTTGGTGCCCACtgagagcatggggggggggggtctctgagCTGGATGCGGGGGACGGGGAGGTGTTCACTGGGGCTGCGGGCTTCTAGGCCCCGGGCTGAGTGCACCCGCGGTGGGTGTGGGAAGCAGGGGTGTGGGCCGGCACGGAAGGCTGGGCTCTGAGCCCTTGGTGGGCGCCTGACCCACACCCGGGGCTGAGCAGCTGGTGTCGAGGGTCTGGGGTCTGCCGGCAGCTTCTCTGGCTGAGCTGCTGTGCCAGCAGGTTGTGGTGAACCCCCACCTCCACGGTCTTCGAGCCACTGTCCTTGGGGCTCCGTGGAGCCGTGGGGAGGTTCCCTGCCAGCCCTTCAGAGCCAAGCCTGGGGCTGCCGCTGTCTCCACCTGCTCGTGGCCACCACGCCTcggggagactgaggccaggaGAGTGGTGACACTGGCCGGGGACCCCGCTGGCAACCAGGGGCTTCCAGCCACAGAGGAGAGCAGGGCTGACTCCAGGAGCCGATGAGGTTCCTGGGCCCCACTCCACACTCGCCAGGCACACTCGTGGAGACAGTGAGGCAGACGCTGCTGTCTGGGAAGCCTGGGGTCACAGACAGTATCCCCCCGGCCCTGTTCTGTGCCCACTCGGCCTGTGGACAGGAGCCAACACCCGCCCCCGGCCAAGGGCGAGGCAAGAGGGCGGATGGCCAGGGCCTGGCCCTGCCGTCTCCTGCTCATGTGGCCTGGGGTCCTCGCCTGTGCAGGAGGGGAGTAACCTCACCTGTGAGTTGTGGGggtaacagagagagagtggcaaaGTGCCCAGTGGTGTGGGCGCGCCTGGTCTGGGGCAGGAGACGGTGACCAGACAGGCCCCCGCCCCGCTTGGCCCAACCCCCTAGGTGACCTGCAGGGGGCCAGGCCCAGTCCCCCGAGACCCTGTGGAGTTCTGTGGCCTGGTGCCCGCAGCCATTTTCATGTCCGTGCCGTCATGTGCACGGGGTGTGGGTGGGGGCCAGGACCCTCTGAGGAGCCGTGCCCTTTGCCCTCCGCCCTGGGCCGTGGGGAGGGGCCCCCTCTCCCTCACACCGGGGACGGGAGCTCCCCGGCCTCGGACCCTTGCAGGGACCTGACCCCCCTTTAGGCTGCCCGCGGGCCCTGGCCCAGACAAGTTCCTGGCTCCAGGACAGAAACGGGCCGGCGGCcaggccccccgcccctgccccggcgcagggccccctccctgcctctcccccccacgGGATCGCCACCAAGCCGCGTGTCCCCCCAGGGTAGGGGTGAGAAGCTGAGGCAGGTGGCTGACCACGACGCGCCCGGGgggccccccagccccgccccgccctcggGGGGCGCGCCCGTGAGccgggagcgggggcgggggcgggggcgggggggggtctcTCACGCCCCTCTCTTCCTGCGCAGCGCGGACGGGGACTTTGCGGTCACCCACCTGACCAAGGCCCACCTCTTCCACGACGGGCGGGTCCAGTGGACGCCCCCGGCCATCTACAAGAGCTCCTGCAGCATCGACGTCACCTTCTTCCCCTTCGACCAGCAGAACTGCACCATGAAGTTCGGGTCCTGGACCTACGACAAGGCCAAGATCGACCTGGTGAACATGCACAGCCGCGTGGACCAGCTGGACCTGTGGGAGAGCGGGGAGTGGGTCATCGTGGACGCCGTGGGCACCTACAACACCAGGAAGTACGAGTGCTGCGCCGAGGTCTACCCGGACATCACCTACGCCTTCGTCATCCGGCGGCTGCCCCTCTTCTACACCATCAACCTCATCATCCCCTGCCTGCTCATCTCCTGCCTCACGGTGCTGGTCTTCTACCTGCCGTCCGAGTGCGGAGAGAAGATCACGCTGTGCATCTCCGTGCTGCTCTCGCTCACCGTCTTCCTGCTGCTCATCACCGAGATcatcccctccacctccctggtCATCCCGCTCATCGGCGAGTACCTGCTCTTCACCATGATCTTCGTCACGCTGTCCATCGTCATCACCGTCTTCGTGCTCAACGTGCACCACC is a window encoding:
- the CHRNA4 gene encoding neuronal acetylcholine receptor subunit alpha-4, with protein sequence MELGGPGAPPPPLLPPLLLLLGAGFLPASSHVETRAHAEERLLKKLFAGYNKWSRPVANISDVVLVHFGLSIAQLIDVDEKNQMMTTNVWVKQEWHDYKLRWDPADYENVTSIRIPSELIWRPDIVLYNNADGDFAVTHLTKAHLFHDGRVQWTPPAIYKSSCSIDVTFFPFDQQNCTMKFGSWTYDKAKIDLVNMHSRVDQLDLWESGEWVIVDAVGTYNTRKYECCAEVYPDITYAFVIRRLPLFYTINLIIPCLLISCLTVLVFYLPSECGEKITLCISVLLSLTVFLLLITEIIPSTSLVIPLIGEYLLFTMIFVTLSIVITVFVLNVHHRSPRTHTMPAWVRRVFLDVVPRLLFMKRPSVVKDNCRRLIESMHKMAGAPGFWPEPEGEPTLTSAAQSQGPSPASPSPSSRGPLDEPAKAQAACKLPSDQVPAPQPSEAENGSPCPSPDPCHPPSGTRAPGLAKARSLSAQHVSSPAEAAEDGVRCRSRSIQCRVPQDDAASQAGGPVAGSPAFLKASSAELPPPDQPSPCKCRCRKEPSPNAALKARGTGTKAAPRHLPLSPALTRAVEGVQYIADHLKAEDTDFSVKEDWKYVAMVIDRIFLWVFVLVCLLGTAGLFLPPWLAGMI